From Roseisolibacter agri, a single genomic window includes:
- a CDS encoding 50S ribosomal protein L11 methyltransferase → MSNASDNRPWFAVRARPRGGAEAAQAVVAALFAAGSQGVQEDGDTVLTQFPPDADVEAIRAAVLDADPSADVAISPADPVDWTEGWKALIGAHELGGLAVVPPWLSEGRDPETTIVIDPGMAFGTGDHPTTRGVVRLMQGVVRAGDVVADLGAGSAVLAIAAVKLGAARVAAIEYDRDAIENAEENVVRNGVAGRVTVVEGDANVLLPLVAPVRLVLANIISSVLVELMPAIDAALAPDGDVILSGILWEERDAMLRVIAARGWRAVAEDHEDVWWSVRCVRA, encoded by the coding sequence GTGAGCAACGCCTCCGACAACCGCCCCTGGTTCGCCGTCCGCGCGCGTCCGCGCGGCGGCGCCGAGGCCGCGCAGGCCGTCGTCGCCGCGCTGTTCGCCGCAGGTTCGCAGGGCGTGCAGGAGGACGGCGACACGGTCCTCACGCAGTTCCCGCCCGACGCCGACGTCGAGGCGATCCGCGCCGCGGTGCTCGACGCCGACCCGAGCGCCGACGTCGCCATCTCGCCCGCCGATCCCGTCGACTGGACCGAAGGCTGGAAGGCGCTCATCGGCGCGCACGAGCTGGGCGGCCTCGCGGTCGTCCCGCCGTGGCTGTCGGAAGGACGTGATCCGGAGACGACGATCGTCATCGATCCGGGCATGGCGTTCGGCACCGGCGACCATCCGACCACGCGCGGCGTCGTGCGGCTGATGCAGGGCGTCGTGCGCGCGGGCGACGTCGTCGCGGACCTCGGCGCCGGCAGCGCGGTGCTCGCGATCGCGGCGGTGAAGCTCGGCGCCGCGCGCGTCGCGGCCATCGAGTACGACCGCGACGCGATCGAGAACGCCGAGGAGAACGTCGTGCGCAACGGCGTGGCCGGACGCGTCACGGTCGTCGAGGGCGACGCGAACGTGCTGCTGCCGCTCGTCGCGCCGGTGCGGCTGGTGCTCGCGAACATCATCTCGAGCGTGCTCGTGGAGCTGATGCCCGCCATCGACGCCGCGCTCGCACCGGACGGCGACGTGATCCTCAGCGGCATCCTGTGGGAGGAGCGCGACGCGATGCTGCGCGTGATCGCCGCGCGCGGCTGGCGCGCGGTGGCCGAGGA
- the dnaJ gene encoding molecular chaperone DnaJ, with product MADLYEQLGVARDASDDDIKKAYRKLAMQWHPDRNNGSKDAEERFKLITEAYDVLRDPQKRAAYDRYGDAAFQRGGMGAGGMGGMHHVDLSEALNIFMRDFGGFSGLGDLFGQQGGRGAGPRTGGDVKIGIPLTLAEVATGVEKTVVAKLLDGCDKCEGSGAEPGSKPERCTTCAGTGEVRRAQRSFFGQFVSVAPCPTCAGEGTVIATPCKKCKGDGRVRAEKTIKVGIPAGVATGQYMTLRGQGNVGPRGGPRGDVIVLFEVEEDERFERDGEDLYTEVLLNYGQLVLGADVMVPGVTGELSLRVPSGTQSGQVFHLKGRGLPRVNASGVGDLHVRVQLWTPEKLSAREEQLVRELAELQAAAPTSGRSKGFWSKMKEALGA from the coding sequence ATGGCCGACCTCTACGAACAGCTCGGCGTCGCGCGCGATGCGTCCGACGACGACATCAAGAAGGCGTACCGCAAGCTCGCGATGCAGTGGCATCCCGACCGCAACAATGGGTCGAAGGACGCCGAGGAGCGCTTCAAGCTCATCACCGAGGCGTACGACGTGCTGCGCGATCCGCAGAAGCGCGCCGCGTACGACCGCTACGGCGACGCCGCGTTCCAGCGCGGCGGGATGGGCGCGGGCGGCATGGGCGGCATGCACCACGTCGACCTGTCGGAGGCGCTGAACATCTTCATGCGCGACTTCGGCGGCTTCTCCGGGCTGGGCGACCTGTTCGGCCAGCAGGGCGGCCGCGGCGCCGGCCCGCGCACGGGCGGCGACGTGAAGATCGGCATCCCGCTGACGCTCGCGGAGGTCGCGACCGGCGTCGAGAAGACGGTCGTCGCGAAGCTGCTGGACGGCTGCGACAAGTGCGAGGGGAGCGGCGCGGAGCCGGGCTCGAAGCCCGAGCGCTGCACCACGTGCGCGGGCACCGGCGAGGTGCGGCGCGCGCAGCGGTCGTTCTTCGGGCAGTTCGTGAGCGTCGCGCCGTGCCCGACGTGCGCGGGCGAGGGCACCGTCATCGCCACGCCGTGCAAGAAGTGCAAGGGCGACGGACGCGTGCGCGCCGAGAAGACGATCAAGGTCGGCATCCCGGCCGGCGTCGCGACGGGGCAGTACATGACGCTGCGCGGGCAGGGCAACGTCGGTCCGCGCGGCGGCCCGCGCGGCGACGTGATCGTGCTGTTCGAGGTCGAGGAGGACGAGCGCTTCGAGCGCGACGGCGAGGACCTCTACACCGAGGTGCTGCTGAACTACGGGCAGCTCGTGCTCGGCGCCGACGTGATGGTGCCGGGCGTGACGGGCGAGCTCTCGCTCCGCGTGCCGTCGGGGACGCAGAGCGGGCAGGTCTTCCACCTCAAGGGCCGCGGGCTGCCGCGCGTGAACGCGAGCGGCGTCGGCGACCTGCACGTGCGCGTGCAGCTCTGGACGCCCGAGAAGCTCTCGGCCCGCGAGGAGCAGCTCGTGCGCGAGCTCGCGGAGCTGCAGGCCGCCGCGCCCACGAGCGGCCGCTCGAAGGGCTTCTGGTCGAAGATGAAGGAAGCGCTGGGCGCGTGA